The DNA region CTACGGCGATCGCGCCAAGGCGGGGTTGCTTTTCAACCAGTTGGTAGCGGAGGGCAAAGTGTCTGCACCGATCGTTATCGGACGGGATCACTTGGACTCCGGCTCGGTCGCCTCGCCTTATCGGGAAACCGAAGCAATGGCCGACGGTTCCGACGCAATCGCAGACTGGCCGCTGCTCAATGCGCTGCTCAATACCTCTTCGGGGGCTACCTGGGTGTCGATTCACCATGGTGGTGGCGTAGGTATTGGTCGTTCGATTCATGCGGGTCAAGTTTCGGTAGCTGACGGAAGTGAATTAGCTGCGCAGAAGCTAGAGCGTCTGCTGACTAACGATCCCGGTATGGGCGTCATCCGACACGTTGATGCAGGCTATCCTCGGGCTGATGAGGTTGCGGCAGAGCGTGGCGTGCGAATTCCGATGAACGAGGTTGCTAACGCCGCCGGTTCAGTTCAAGGCTGACGCGATGGCCTCGGTATCGTCGCTGTTAGCAGGCATTTCTGGCATCGGGCGGGACCAAACCCGCGGCGGCTACAGTCGGCCGGTCTACTCCACCGCAGAACTCGATCTGCGTAGCTGGTTCGTATCTGAAGCGCAGTTGCGCGGTTTGGACGTGCGGACAGACCGAAATGGCATCATTTGGGCTTGGTGGGGTCCGGAGCAAGATGATTCCTTGGTGACGGGAAGTCACCTGGACTCGGTTCCTGGCGGTGGGGCTTTTGACGGCCCGCTCGGTGTGGCCGCCGCTCTCGCAGCCGTGGACGAGCTCAAAACCAGGGGTGTGACTCCTGGCGATGGTGCGCGTTCCCTGGCCGTCACAGTATTTCCCGAGGAAGAGGGATCCCGCTTTGGCATCGCTTGCCTTGGCTCGCGGTTGCTCAGCGGAGCGATTGACGCAGACAAAGCACGAAATTTGCGTGATGCCGATGGGAACTCGTTCGCTGAACTCTCAGCGCAAAATGGGATCAATCCGGAGTTCCTCGGCACCGACCCTGAAGCGCTGGCGCGGATCGGTCAGTTCATTGAACTGCACGTTGAGCAGGGCAAAGGACTGATTGACCTTGACGGCGCTGGAAGTAGTTGGCCCACCGCGATTGGCGGTGCAGTACTTGGCCATGGTCGGTGGAAGTTCGCGATTCGGGGCCAAGGCAATCACGCTGGAACAACCCTGATGGCAGATCGAGCAGATCCGATGGTGGCTGCCGCGCAGATCGTACTAGCCGCGCAAAAGGTTGCTGCTGAACAGCCTGAGGCGCGCGCAACCGTCGGCAGAATCGTTCCAATCCCCGGCGGTACAAATGTCATCGCATCCAGCGTCGAGCTGTGGCTTGACGCTCGGCACCCGGATGACGCCGTGACCGCAGCGGTTGTCCAGAAGATCCACGGCAAAGCGCAGATCGCTGCGGCAAATGAAGGTTGCTCAGTGTTTCTGACCGAGGAGTCGCTTAGCCCAACGGTAGGTTTTGATGTAGGTCTGCAGCGACGTCTGATGGAACTTCTGCCCGGCTCACCTGTGCTAGATACCGGAGCTGGCTATGATGCCGGAATCTTTTCGTCCTTAGTCCCCGCCGGAATGGTATTTATCCGCAATCCAAGCGGAATCTCACATTCACCTGAGGAAGCTGTCGAAGATGCAGACGCTGATCTCTCGGCCAAAGCGCTCGCTGACGTCTTAGAAGGTCTGTTATGACGGTAATACTTCCTTCGGTGGTCAACGCACACTCACATGCCTTCCACCGAGTGCTTCGCGGTCGAACGCATAGCGGCGAAGGCAGTTTTTGGACTTGGCGCGATCAAATGTATTCGGCGGCCAAAGCGCTAACACCCGCGCTGTACGAGAAACTTGCCACCGCTGTCTATGCGGAAATGGTTGTGAGCGGCTATACCGCGGTGGGGGAGTTCCACTATCTGCATCATCAGGCGGATGGCTCGCCGTACCCGCACCATGACATGGAACTCGCGCTAGCTCGTGCGGCAAGGAACGCGGGGATCAGACTGGTTCTGTTGGACACCTGTTACCTCGACGGCGGCTTTGATCTGGAAATTGGTTCGCCGAGCGGATCACGCGTGCCTCCCAACGAAGTTCAACAACGATTTAGCGACGGTACTGCCGAATCGTGGTTACAACGGCTGGCGTCTTTACGACAAGTTATCTCTGATGAATTCGACCCGCAGCTGGTTCAAGTTGGTGCGGCAGTGCACTCGGTTCGGGCT from Renibacterium salmoninarum ATCC 33209 includes:
- a CDS encoding allantoate amidohydrolase, with translation MASVSSLLAGISGIGRDQTRGGYSRPVYSTAELDLRSWFVSEAQLRGLDVRTDRNGIIWAWWGPEQDDSLVTGSHLDSVPGGGAFDGPLGVAAALAAVDELKTRGVTPGDGARSLAVTVFPEEEGSRFGIACLGSRLLSGAIDADKARNLRDADGNSFAELSAQNGINPEFLGTDPEALARIGQFIELHVEQGKGLIDLDGAGSSWPTAIGGAVLGHGRWKFAIRGQGNHAGTTLMADRADPMVAAAQIVLAAQKVAAEQPEARATVGRIVPIPGGTNVIASSVELWLDARHPDDAVTAAVVQKIHGKAQIAAANEGCSVFLTEESLSPTVGFDVGLQRRLMELLPGSPVLDTGAGYDAGIFSSLVPAGMVFIRNPSGISHSPEEAVEDADADLSAKALADVLEGLL